The following proteins are co-located in the Alcaligenes faecalis genome:
- a CDS encoding DNA methyltransferase: MTTTPTQEEMNRAKSNQSLLREVFDASGLDQQGLAQYLGTSYFSVVRWTRGDIEPSEDVIKQLHGLLERVNAGHTIDLASLNVNRIFASRGIRKKTIANDYEGTVAMRDEPGPYLLSRLKNGSLWGNGKQRLAEILSSHSDAAETVDQAVAEGVSAGKNTYTYDAHTYHTKVPPQGIAQVLQKYLPSGGVVLDPFAGSGMTGVAALTTGHDVILNELSPAAGFIADRFTSQCDPAALRAAVKTVMQSLAGLRKKIYTTQCRTCAKETELLFTVWSYKVTCSECSNEFVLWDECRSYGKTVREHKFLREFPCPHCKQQVKKSRLARTTPVPVLVGYKCCGKVQSEVPPNEADLKLIASIEANNFTAVDFVPDFELPDGVNLAQPKRHGLTNIKNFYTARNLAAMSQLWQAIHRIEDTNLAAFLGFVFTSLYQRVTKLSEYRFWGGSGNTANFNVPYIFNEANIFVTFERKARSIIDHLETTAQAYTGRCVVNTGSATNLSCLPDNSVDLIFTDPPFGANINYSEMNMLWESWLKVYTDSTNEAIVNRVQKKDAGKYQDLMTQSLQECYRVLRPGHWLVLVFMNSSEDIWNRIRRAVLDAGFTIERVDIFDKQHGTFKQFVSDNTAGADLMLHCRKSKYTSPSATTNNVANVMSVKDFFDNRSGIVPVLPYLHVRRDADIDYRTLYSEYLADSLLQHGRMLDFSTFRSQAMDILEQKKGRA, translated from the coding sequence GTGACTACTACTCCTACTCAGGAAGAAATGAACCGCGCAAAATCGAATCAATCACTGTTACGAGAAGTCTTTGACGCGAGTGGTCTCGACCAACAGGGCTTGGCCCAATACCTTGGAACGTCTTATTTTTCAGTCGTCCGATGGACACGTGGAGACATCGAGCCTAGCGAGGATGTCATTAAACAATTGCACGGTTTACTTGAGCGTGTGAATGCGGGTCATACTATTGATCTGGCGAGTTTGAATGTGAATCGTATATTCGCATCACGTGGTATCCGAAAAAAAACCATTGCTAACGACTATGAAGGCACAGTCGCAATGCGTGATGAGCCTGGCCCGTATTTACTTTCCCGGCTTAAGAATGGATCGCTTTGGGGTAATGGGAAGCAGCGTCTTGCAGAAATTCTGTCTTCCCACAGCGACGCGGCAGAGACGGTCGACCAGGCCGTGGCGGAAGGGGTTTCCGCTGGAAAGAACACCTATACCTACGATGCTCACACATACCATACCAAGGTGCCGCCACAAGGTATCGCCCAAGTCTTGCAGAAGTATCTGCCGTCTGGAGGAGTGGTACTAGATCCCTTCGCCGGAAGTGGCATGACAGGCGTGGCTGCCCTCACGACAGGTCACGATGTCATCCTGAACGAGCTTTCCCCCGCCGCTGGATTTATAGCTGACCGTTTCACATCACAGTGTGATCCAGCGGCGCTGAGGGCGGCTGTCAAGACAGTTATGCAGAGTCTTGCCGGACTGCGGAAAAAAATATACACCACTCAGTGTCGAACGTGCGCTAAGGAAACCGAGCTACTGTTTACCGTCTGGTCATATAAGGTTACTTGCAGCGAATGCAGTAATGAGTTTGTCCTTTGGGACGAATGTCGTAGCTATGGCAAAACCGTTCGGGAGCACAAATTTCTTCGTGAGTTTCCTTGCCCTCACTGCAAGCAACAGGTGAAGAAGTCGCGCCTTGCTCGCACGACTCCGGTGCCTGTTCTTGTTGGCTACAAGTGCTGTGGGAAAGTGCAGTCCGAGGTTCCGCCTAACGAGGCCGATCTGAAGCTGATTGCTTCGATTGAGGCAAATAACTTTACTGCAGTGGATTTCGTCCCTGATTTCGAGTTACCCGATGGCGTGAACCTTGCGCAACCCAAACGTCATGGTCTTACCAACATCAAGAATTTCTACACTGCGAGGAATCTTGCGGCGATGAGTCAGCTTTGGCAGGCGATCCACAGGATTGAGGACACGAATCTTGCAGCGTTCCTCGGCTTTGTTTTTACCTCGCTCTACCAACGCGTAACAAAACTATCCGAGTACCGATTTTGGGGTGGCAGTGGGAATACCGCGAACTTCAATGTTCCCTATATTTTCAATGAAGCCAATATCTTTGTAACCTTCGAGCGCAAGGCGCGTTCGATCATTGACCACCTTGAGACAACGGCACAGGCCTATACAGGTCGTTGTGTCGTTAATACGGGGTCTGCGACTAATCTCTCGTGTCTGCCAGACAACAGTGTTGACTTGATCTTCACTGATCCGCCATTCGGAGCCAATATCAACTACAGCGAGATGAATATGCTGTGGGAGTCGTGGCTCAAGGTCTATACGGATTCTACGAATGAGGCGATCGTCAATCGCGTCCAGAAAAAAGACGCTGGCAAATATCAGGACTTGATGACGCAAAGCCTCCAAGAATGCTACCGCGTTTTGCGGCCAGGTCACTGGCTGGTGCTTGTTTTCATGAATTCTTCTGAAGACATTTGGAATCGTATCCGTCGCGCTGTATTGGACGCTGGTTTTACAATTGAACGGGTCGATATCTTTGACAAACAACACGGTACTTTTAAGCAGTTCGTTAGCGACAACACAGCGGGTGCTGACCTTATGCTCCATTGTCGTAAATCCAAGTACACGAGCCCTTCAGCGACGACCAACAACGTGGCTAACGTAATGTCCGTGAAGGATTTTTTCGATAATCGTAGTGGAATTGTCCCGGTTTTGCCTTACTTGCATGTCAGGCGGGACGCCGATATCGATTATCGAACACTGTACAGTGAATATCTGGCTGATAGTCTCTTGCAACACGGTAGGATGCTTGACTTCAGTACGTTCCGGTCCCAGGCAATGGATATTCTCGAACAGAAAAAGGGTAGGGCTTAA